A window of the Streptomyces finlayi genome harbors these coding sequences:
- a CDS encoding methyltransferase domain-containing protein, translating into MHQSAYEQMELCIEEYLPKTRRHRVVDLGSRISGKQSRTHRGLLAGHDIDYFGVDVLDGPNVDAVMKRPYRIPAKSRSADVVLSGQAFEHIPFFWASMLEIARVLKPGGYTFITAPSRGHAHDAQDCWRYYPDGFRAMAAHSRLELCEAYTDFPPRKGIWHDYRGIDKGAYWGDSVGVFRRPQRYPRLTMFAVRELTVWWANRVGGVDAVPVPRPLDGRARCGRPAALPHDAPAVTSS; encoded by the coding sequence ATGCACCAGTCGGCCTATGAGCAGATGGAACTCTGCATCGAGGAGTATCTGCCCAAGACGCGCAGACACCGCGTCGTGGACCTCGGCTCGCGGATTTCCGGCAAGCAGTCCCGTACGCACAGGGGATTGCTGGCAGGCCACGACATCGACTACTTCGGCGTGGACGTCCTCGACGGACCCAACGTCGACGCCGTGATGAAGCGGCCGTACCGCATCCCCGCGAAGTCCCGCAGTGCCGACGTCGTGCTCTCCGGGCAGGCGTTCGAACACATCCCCTTCTTCTGGGCGTCGATGCTCGAGATCGCCCGCGTCCTCAAGCCCGGCGGCTACACGTTCATCACCGCACCCTCACGCGGCCACGCGCACGACGCCCAGGACTGCTGGCGCTACTACCCGGACGGCTTCCGTGCGATGGCGGCCCACTCACGGCTCGAACTCTGCGAGGCGTACACCGACTTCCCGCCGCGCAAAGGCATCTGGCACGACTACCGGGGCATCGACAAGGGCGCCTACTGGGGCGACTCCGTCGGGGTGTTCCGCAGGCCGCAGCGCTATCCCCGGCTGACGATGTTCGCCGTACGGGAGCTGACCGTGTGGTGGGCCAACCGCGTCGGCGGAGTGGACGCGGTCCCGGTGCCGCGCCCGCTGGACGGCCGTGCGCGGTGCGGGCGGCCGGCAGCACTCCCGCACGACGCGCCGGCCGTGACCTCCTCCTGA
- a CDS encoding bifunctional glycosyltransferase/CDP-glycerol:glycerophosphate glycerophosphotransferase — protein sequence MPPRLTVVVPLYNVEQYLGACLDSLAGQTMSDLEVVMVDDGSTDGSGSVAREFAARDPRFRLVSQENAGLGAARNAGVLEAHRDGEFLTFVDSDDIVPPGAYERMLAELSRSGSDFVTGNVLRLRANGALEQSPMFRKPMEKARSATHITRDWLLLGDRIACNKVFRRPFWDRHAFAFPTGVLYEDIAVVLPAHFLATSVDVVEEPVYHWRDRAGSITTRRAVPQGIRDRVTAVSTVSTFLAARGMAEAKRRYDGHALSGDLWLFIDALPEGDAAFHEAFLEHANAFAATVDPAVVDALPLHLRVKWQLIRERRMPELLALLAYEKHDRDTFHVRGLLRPRAHHPVVGGPLPPRATALSGADLPVHAHLTQALWRDGLLHLKGYAYVRNAPGRSAGTGWLRSGRRVLPLRLRTFRTDEAAARSGRTLHRYERSGFEAVVDPRTLAAKGAGKSGRKTWKLESVVLGGGRPRRGPMRLLGNPAAPAVVYAGERTRVVPVLSGNKLELRTDRIDAVLVAHTATADGVRIEVRVLDGSGPTALRLQEWRTKETREIPLGTGEPGAATVVAEVPLTAFRGSDGVWGVQLVGGRRRITVAARPETGSARYPLAGGREVYVAANPSGDLVLTDRTGQPVVERLSWADTGELVLEGGLGGLPGTYDRGIELVLRHSGHQEETAFAAETVAGDAGEGFRAGLDPAAVDGLGGPLPLSEGRWYLFLRALGETDPDAYLPLRAATPLHAGLPLHREQDGHRPFTLERRFHDRLVLESGSALPVVDRGAYGQSRLRERYAGLRGLGELRPAVLYSSFDGRQFSDSPRAIQEELARRDSTLEHLWVVRDEQVRVPAGVRAVALHSAEWHEALARSRWIVSNTQLPEWFERADGQFVVQTWHGTPLKRVGRDLAGTPTADAAYMASMPRRAAQWSVLVSPNTFSTPVLRRAFGHTGAVIECGYPRNDLLYAPDREKVADSVRERLGIPQDKRVILYAPTWREDLPKQGGRYGLDLQLDLAHAEKELGEDSVLLVRRHYLVGGSIPQSACVRDVSRHPDVAELLLISDALVTDYSSLMFDFAGTGRPMLFHTYDLEHYRDTLRGFCFDFAAQAPGPLIPTSAGVVEALRDLAAVTETHRDAYARFRESFCDLDDGTAAVRVVDLMLKGEQA from the coding sequence ATGCCACCCCGTCTCACCGTCGTCGTCCCCCTGTACAACGTCGAGCAGTACCTCGGTGCCTGCCTGGACTCGCTGGCCGGACAGACGATGTCCGATCTCGAAGTCGTCATGGTCGACGACGGCTCCACGGACGGAAGCGGGAGCGTCGCCCGGGAGTTCGCCGCGCGGGACCCGCGCTTCAGGCTGGTCTCCCAGGAGAACGCCGGGCTCGGCGCCGCCCGTAACGCAGGGGTCCTGGAGGCCCACAGGGACGGGGAGTTCCTGACGTTCGTCGACAGCGACGACATCGTGCCCCCGGGGGCCTACGAGCGGATGCTCGCCGAACTCAGCCGCTCGGGCTCCGACTTCGTCACCGGGAACGTGCTCCGGCTGCGCGCCAACGGCGCACTCGAACAGTCACCGATGTTCCGCAAGCCGATGGAGAAGGCCCGGTCCGCCACGCACATCACCCGCGACTGGCTGCTCCTCGGCGACCGCATCGCCTGCAACAAGGTCTTCCGCAGACCGTTCTGGGACCGCCACGCCTTCGCGTTCCCGACCGGCGTGCTGTACGAGGACATCGCCGTCGTCCTGCCCGCCCACTTCCTCGCCACGTCGGTCGATGTCGTCGAGGAGCCCGTGTACCACTGGCGGGACCGCGCCGGTTCGATCACGACGCGGCGCGCGGTGCCGCAGGGCATCCGGGACCGGGTCACCGCCGTCTCCACCGTCAGCACGTTCCTGGCCGCGCGAGGCATGGCCGAGGCCAAGCGCCGGTACGACGGGCACGCACTCTCCGGAGACCTCTGGCTGTTCATCGACGCGCTCCCGGAGGGTGACGCCGCCTTCCACGAGGCGTTCCTCGAACACGCCAACGCCTTCGCCGCGACCGTCGACCCGGCCGTCGTGGACGCGCTGCCCCTGCACCTGAGGGTCAAGTGGCAGCTCATCCGGGAACGCCGGATGCCGGAACTCCTCGCACTCCTCGCGTACGAGAAGCACGACCGCGACACCTTTCACGTCCGTGGCCTGCTCAGGCCTCGCGCGCACCACCCGGTCGTCGGCGGCCCGCTCCCGCCCCGCGCCACCGCCCTGAGCGGCGCGGACCTCCCCGTACACGCCCACCTCACCCAGGCCCTCTGGCGTGACGGACTGCTGCACCTCAAGGGGTACGCGTACGTCCGCAACGCCCCGGGGCGCTCGGCCGGTACCGGCTGGCTGCGGTCGGGGCGCCGCGTCCTCCCGCTGCGACTGCGCACCTTCCGTACGGACGAGGCAGCCGCCCGGTCCGGCCGCACGCTGCACCGCTACGAGCGGTCCGGCTTCGAGGCCGTCGTCGACCCCCGCACGCTCGCCGCCAAGGGCGCGGGAAAGAGCGGCCGCAAGACCTGGAAGCTGGAATCCGTCGTCCTGGGCGGCGGGCGGCCACGCCGCGGTCCGATGCGGCTGCTCGGCAACCCGGCCGCGCCCGCCGTCGTGTACGCCGGTGAGCGCACCCGGGTCGTCCCCGTCCTGTCGGGCAACAAGCTGGAGCTGCGCACCGACCGGATCGACGCCGTCCTCGTCGCGCACACGGCGACGGCGGACGGTGTACGGATCGAGGTGCGGGTCCTCGACGGCAGCGGGCCGACCGCCCTGCGCCTCCAGGAGTGGCGCACCAAGGAGACCCGGGAGATCCCCCTGGGGACCGGCGAGCCGGGAGCCGCGACGGTCGTCGCCGAGGTGCCGCTCACGGCCTTCCGGGGGTCCGACGGGGTGTGGGGCGTCCAGCTCGTCGGCGGGAGACGCCGGATCACGGTGGCCGCCCGGCCGGAGACCGGCTCCGCGCGGTACCCGCTCGCCGGTGGCCGCGAGGTCTACGTCGCCGCCAACCCCTCGGGGGACCTGGTCCTCACCGACCGGACCGGGCAGCCCGTCGTCGAACGGCTCTCCTGGGCCGACACCGGGGAGCTCGTCCTCGAAGGCGGCCTCGGCGGCCTCCCCGGGACGTACGACCGCGGCATCGAGCTCGTCCTGCGCCACAGCGGCCACCAGGAGGAGACCGCGTTCGCCGCCGAGACGGTGGCGGGCGACGCGGGAGAAGGGTTCAGGGCCGGGCTGGACCCGGCGGCCGTCGACGGGCTCGGCGGACCCCTCCCGCTCTCCGAGGGCCGCTGGTACCTCTTCCTGCGCGCCCTCGGCGAGACCGACCCGGACGCCTACCTTCCGCTGCGTGCCGCGACCCCGCTCCACGCCGGACTGCCGCTCCACCGTGAGCAGGACGGCCACCGGCCCTTCACCCTGGAGCGCCGGTTCCACGACCGGCTCGTCCTGGAGTCCGGCAGCGCCCTGCCCGTCGTGGACCGGGGCGCGTACGGGCAGAGCCGGCTGCGCGAGCGGTACGCCGGCCTGCGCGGCCTCGGGGAACTGCGCCCGGCCGTGCTGTACAGCAGCTTCGACGGACGGCAGTTCTCCGATTCGCCGCGGGCGATCCAGGAGGAACTGGCCCGCCGCGACAGCACGCTCGAACACCTCTGGGTGGTCCGCGACGAGCAGGTACGCGTCCCGGCCGGCGTACGGGCGGTCGCCCTGCACAGCGCCGAGTGGCACGAGGCGCTGGCCCGCAGCCGCTGGATCGTCTCCAACACGCAGCTTCCCGAGTGGTTCGAGCGGGCCGACGGACAGTTCGTCGTCCAGACCTGGCACGGTACCCCGCTCAAACGCGTCGGCCGCGACCTGGCGGGCACCCCGACCGCCGATGCCGCCTACATGGCGTCGATGCCGCGGCGCGCCGCCCAGTGGAGCGTCCTGGTCTCCCCGAACACCTTCTCCACCCCCGTCCTGCGACGGGCCTTCGGCCACACCGGCGCTGTCATCGAATGCGGCTATCCCCGCAACGACCTCCTGTACGCCCCCGACCGGGAGAAGGTCGCCGACTCCGTACGGGAGAGACTGGGCATCCCCCAGGACAAGCGCGTGATCCTCTACGCGCCCACCTGGCGCGAGGACCTGCCCAAGCAGGGCGGCCGCTACGGGCTCGACCTCCAACTCGACCTGGCCCACGCGGAGAAGGAACTCGGCGAGGACAGCGTCCTGCTCGTGCGCCGCCACTACCTGGTGGGCGGAAGCATCCCGCAGAGCGCGTGCGTCCGGGACGTGTCGCGTCACCCGGACGTCGCCGAGCTGCTGCTGATCAGCGACGCGCTGGTCACCGACTACTCGTCGCTGATGTTCGACTTCGCCGGGACCGGCCGCCCGATGCTGTTCCACACGTACGACCTGGAGCACTACCGCGACACCCTGCGCGGCTTCTGCTTCGACTTCGCCGCGCAGGCGCCCGGCCCGCTGATCCCCACGTCGGCGGGCGTGGTGGAAGCCCTGCGGGACCTCGCGGCCGTCACCGAGACGCACCGCGACGCCTATGCCCGGTTCCGTGAGTCGTTCTGCGATCTCGACGACGGCACCGCGGCGGTCCGGGTCGTCGATCTGATGCTCAAGGGGGAGCAGGCATGA
- a CDS encoding TylF/MycF/NovP-related O-methyltransferase, whose translation MSRNARVLSLGMAWRNAVNGVLQQLTGYQLRRVSVPAPRIAPAAPAPAPKPKPKAKAGPQFPADYDDEAKDIIREVKPYSMTSPERLNAFILATRHIARHNIPGDIVECGVWRGGSMQACAKTLLSLGETERDLYLFDTYEGMTPPTEEDLRRDGRSAQELLDAQGKDRPIWAVASLEDVQAGFENVPYPKERVHYVRGRVEDTVPDRAPEQIAILRLDTDWYASTKHELEHLYSRLVSGGVLLIDDYGYWQGSRQAVDEFLEKTGEQLLLLRMDEGRIAVKP comes from the coding sequence ATGAGTCGCAATGCGCGCGTACTGTCCCTGGGCATGGCTTGGCGCAACGCCGTCAACGGCGTCCTTCAGCAACTCACCGGGTACCAGCTCAGGCGAGTGTCCGTGCCCGCTCCCCGTATCGCCCCCGCCGCTCCGGCGCCCGCACCGAAGCCCAAGCCGAAGGCCAAGGCCGGTCCGCAGTTCCCGGCGGACTACGACGACGAGGCGAAGGACATCATCCGGGAGGTCAAGCCGTACTCGATGACCTCCCCCGAGCGGCTCAACGCCTTCATCCTCGCGACCCGCCACATCGCCCGCCACAACATCCCCGGCGACATCGTCGAGTGCGGCGTGTGGCGCGGCGGTTCCATGCAGGCGTGCGCGAAGACACTGCTCTCGCTCGGGGAGACCGAGCGCGACCTGTACCTCTTCGACACGTACGAGGGCATGACCCCGCCCACCGAGGAGGACCTGCGCCGCGACGGCAGGTCGGCACAGGAGCTGCTCGACGCGCAGGGCAAGGACCGGCCGATCTGGGCGGTGGCCTCCCTGGAGGACGTCCAGGCCGGATTCGAGAACGTGCCCTACCCGAAGGAGCGCGTCCACTACGTGCGGGGCAGGGTCGAGGACACCGTCCCGGACCGCGCCCCGGAGCAGATCGCGATTCTCCGTCTGGACACCGACTGGTACGCCTCCACCAAGCACGAACTGGAGCACCTCTACTCGCGTCTGGTGAGCGGCGGAGTGCTCCTGATCGACGACTACGGCTACTGGCAGGGCTCCCGGCAGGCCGTCGACGAGTTCCTGGAGAAGACCGGCGAGCAGCTGCTGCTGCTGCGCATGGACGAGGGCCGCATCGCCGTCAAGCCCTGA
- a CDS encoding CDP-glycerol glycerophosphotransferase family protein: MKPLLSVVVPVHNVEEWLQQCLRSLAGQSLEAIEVVLVDDGSTDGSRRIAEEFAAHDSRFRCVHQPNAGLSAARNTGVRHTTPGVPYLAFADSDDVLVHDAYERMTASLESTGSDLATGNVWRLTERGRQQAWQYRWLTATRSRTHITRDARLLADRVAWNKVFRRSFWDRHAFTFPEGKLYEDTPVMIPAHYLAHSVDVLHEHVYHWRVREGSITRRRTDVTGVRDRIAACERVSAFLAGRDAEQRRRYDVSCLRDDFLYFLEGMTLGSAAYRTAFMADAGAFLDRAGSSALAGLPVELRVKWRLVRERRLDDLLAVLAFERTNGAGTFTVEGLPGRRRAGHPGVTHGDSRLNRSDLPAVARLSGASWRPDGRLGLRGYAYIRNLPADTALHALKWGVLRSAAGRQLRTVPVRSVAAPEATVNSGQELHDYDRAGFEMVIDPRTLRPGRWLVGMVVAGHGVVRRAAVRAVDAASAQPFVRDLDGGRRAVLGYRDGRLELDVSQLPALAQTHDGGTGTLRLTGQRYGGARPEALLLTLDGTEEERTCPVECGDDGRFAVRIPLAELADVPPPNRPAPPEVEPEGGALWHASLVLEDGSRAPLAAASDLLPPATAGPAGELVVDLSGQAVVDGARWTADGGLRIEGTGTGTELVLRHEALRETASVTVTRRDGRFAASVPPALVAAALQEGRWDLRLGGLPVRATASLTTRLPLPRPDGEGELTLERRHGDRLTLHAGPALPAAERGAYRRRLLRTAHYPQRRTLPLRDAVLYTGGDSPRAVHTELVRRGTDVEHLWVTAGRAGRAAHVPDTAVPVVEYSAAWYEALARARRIVTDDQLPEWFERRPGQTVVQTWHGNPLGRFGTDLDGSLYADHHTLTSLPHRSAQWSVLVSPSRFATPHLRRALAYGGEVLEAGSPAADLLFAPGREKTAERVRRRTGIPDGDRVVLYAPTYRDHLAHDRTASSGDAPGPYRWDPALDTAALARSLGAGHTVLVRRHPRVTGSVPTGPGVLDVSGHPDTAELLLIADVLVTDYSGLVFDYAHTGRPMLFHTYDLEHYRDTVRGFCLDFETRAPGPLLVTTDEVAQALRGTDGLAARHADAYESFRKEYCDLDDGGAAARVADRLLTDPE; the protein is encoded by the coding sequence ATGAAGCCTCTGCTCAGCGTCGTCGTCCCCGTCCACAACGTCGAGGAGTGGCTGCAGCAGTGCCTGCGGTCCCTGGCCGGGCAGTCCCTCGAAGCGATCGAGGTGGTGCTCGTCGATGACGGCTCCACCGACGGCAGCCGTCGGATCGCGGAGGAGTTCGCCGCTCACGACAGCCGATTCCGATGTGTCCACCAGCCCAACGCGGGGCTGAGCGCCGCCCGCAACACGGGAGTACGGCACACCACTCCCGGCGTCCCGTACCTGGCGTTCGCCGACAGTGACGACGTCCTCGTCCATGACGCCTACGAACGGATGACCGCGTCCCTGGAGTCCACCGGTTCCGACCTGGCGACCGGCAACGTCTGGCGGCTGACCGAGCGGGGCAGGCAGCAGGCGTGGCAGTACCGGTGGCTGACGGCCACCCGCTCCCGGACCCACATCACCCGCGACGCCCGTCTGCTCGCGGACCGGGTCGCCTGGAACAAGGTGTTCCGGCGCTCCTTCTGGGACCGCCACGCCTTCACCTTCCCCGAGGGGAAGCTCTACGAGGACACCCCGGTGATGATCCCGGCGCACTACCTCGCCCACTCGGTCGACGTGCTGCACGAGCACGTGTACCACTGGCGGGTGCGGGAGGGCTCGATCACCCGGCGGCGTACGGACGTGACGGGCGTCCGGGACAGGATCGCCGCTTGTGAGCGGGTCAGCGCGTTCCTGGCAGGCCGGGACGCGGAGCAGCGGCGGCGCTACGACGTGTCGTGCCTGCGCGACGACTTCCTCTACTTCCTGGAAGGGATGACGCTCGGGAGCGCCGCCTACCGCACGGCGTTCATGGCCGACGCGGGCGCGTTCCTGGACCGGGCGGGCAGCTCGGCCCTCGCCGGGCTGCCGGTCGAGCTGCGGGTCAAGTGGCGGCTGGTGCGCGAGCGCAGGCTCGACGACCTGCTGGCCGTGCTCGCCTTCGAACGGACCAACGGGGCAGGCACGTTCACCGTCGAGGGCCTGCCCGGCCGGCGCAGGGCCGGCCATCCTGGCGTCACGCACGGGGACTCACGGCTCAACCGGTCCGACCTTCCGGCGGTGGCACGGCTGTCGGGTGCCTCATGGCGGCCGGACGGACGGCTCGGGCTGCGTGGATACGCGTACATCCGCAACCTCCCCGCGGACACGGCCCTTCACGCACTGAAGTGGGGCGTCCTGCGCTCGGCGGCGGGCAGGCAGCTTCGGACGGTGCCCGTACGGTCCGTCGCGGCCCCCGAGGCGACGGTGAACTCCGGTCAGGAGCTGCACGATTACGACCGTGCGGGCTTCGAGATGGTCATCGATCCGCGCACCCTGCGGCCCGGCCGCTGGCTGGTGGGCATGGTGGTGGCCGGCCACGGTGTGGTGCGACGTGCCGCCGTACGGGCCGTGGACGCCGCCTCGGCCCAGCCGTTCGTCCGCGATCTGGACGGCGGGCGACGGGCGGTACTCGGCTACCGGGACGGCCGGCTCGAACTGGACGTCTCACAGCTGCCCGCCCTCGCACAGACGCACGACGGCGGAACCGGAACTCTGAGGCTGACGGGTCAGCGGTACGGCGGTGCCCGGCCGGAAGCCCTGCTGCTCACCCTGGACGGCACCGAGGAGGAGCGGACCTGCCCGGTCGAGTGCGGGGACGACGGGCGTTTCGCCGTACGGATTCCACTCGCGGAACTCGCCGACGTGCCACCGCCCAACCGCCCGGCTCCTCCCGAAGTGGAGCCGGAGGGGGGTGCCCTGTGGCACGCCTCGTTGGTGCTCGAAGACGGCAGCCGGGCCCCGCTCGCCGCCGCGTCCGACCTGCTGCCGCCGGCCACCGCCGGCCCTGCGGGTGAGCTGGTGGTGGACCTGAGCGGGCAGGCGGTCGTGGACGGGGCGCGGTGGACGGCCGACGGCGGCCTGCGCATCGAGGGGACGGGGACGGGCACCGAACTCGTCCTGCGCCACGAGGCGCTGCGCGAGACGGCGTCCGTGACGGTGACGCGGAGGGACGGCCGTTTCGCCGCGTCCGTGCCCCCCGCGCTCGTCGCCGCCGCACTCCAGGAGGGCCGCTGGGACCTGCGGCTGGGCGGTCTCCCCGTACGGGCCACCGCGTCGCTCACCACCCGTCTGCCGCTCCCCCGTCCGGACGGTGAGGGCGAGCTGACCCTCGAACGGCGTCACGGCGACCGGCTGACCCTGCACGCCGGCCCGGCCCTGCCGGCCGCCGAGCGGGGCGCGTACCGCCGGCGCCTGCTGCGCACCGCCCACTACCCGCAGCGGCGCACCCTCCCCCTGCGCGACGCCGTCCTCTACACGGGCGGCGACTCCCCCCGCGCCGTCCACACCGAACTGGTGCGGCGCGGCACCGACGTCGAGCACCTCTGGGTCACCGCGGGGCGGGCGGGGCGAGCGGCGCACGTGCCGGACACGGCGGTCCCCGTCGTCGAGTACAGCGCCGCCTGGTACGAGGCTCTGGCGCGGGCCCGCCGCATCGTGACCGACGACCAGTTGCCGGAGTGGTTCGAACGGCGCCCCGGCCAGACGGTCGTGCAGACATGGCACGGCAACCCGCTCGGCCGCTTCGGCACGGACCTCGACGGCAGTCTGTACGCCGACCACCACACCCTCACCTCCCTGCCGCACCGCTCGGCCCAGTGGTCGGTGCTGGTCTCCCCCAGCCGCTTCGCCACTCCGCATCTGCGCCGCGCCCTGGCGTACGGGGGCGAGGTGCTGGAGGCGGGCTCGCCCGCCGCCGACCTGCTGTTCGCGCCCGGCCGGGAGAAGACGGCCGAGCGGGTCAGGCGCCGGACGGGCATCCCGGACGGCGACCGCGTCGTGCTCTACGCACCGACGTACCGCGACCACCTGGCCCACGACCGGACGGCATCCTCCGGTGACGCGCCGGGCCCGTACCGCTGGGACCCGGCGCTCGACACGGCCGCCCTGGCGCGGTCGCTCGGCGCGGGCCACACGGTGCTGGTACGCAGGCACCCCCGGGTGACGGGCAGCGTCCCGACCGGGCCCGGCGTGCTCGACGTGTCGGGGCACCCGGACACCGCCGAGCTGCTCCTGATCGCCGACGTACTGGTCACGGACTACTCGGGCCTGGTGTTCGACTACGCGCACACCGGCCGCCCGATGCTCTTCCACACCTACGACCTGGAGCACTACCGGGACACCGTGCGCGGCTTCTGCCTGGACTTCGAGACCCGGGCGCCGGGCCCGCTCCTCGTCACGACGGACGAGGTGGCACAGGCGCTCCGCGGCACGGACGGGCTGGCGGCACGGCACGCGGACGCGTACGAGAGCTTCCGCAAGGAGTACTGCGACCTGGACGACGGGGGTGCGGCGGCCCGGGTCGCGGACCGGCTGCTGACGGACCCGGAGTAG
- a CDS encoding CDP-glycerol glycerophosphotransferase family protein, which produces MLLSVVMVVPRGPGYLRAAMDSVLDQPVRELEIVLVASAASAASAATDAFAAIAAEYRERDTRVRVPASAGGLTPGGARNTGAAEARGDHLLFLDGDDLLLPGVLAPVAALLAKEHPDVLRLGHDLVDRWGEVRPGAPDAVPAARNQLFRHSFWTTHGLRFTDGPYEDVLPVQRAHLLASGAGTLATLDRLCVRHRRPGAGAWRGSGALLAAYGQLIAGTGDGPRAAAARTAHIRALLEEPGAVPARDRAALFRAAGLPGPYAAQRARTAARTARARLPAALLRHRKALRTRVLRAAYRADLLRPLDPRLAVYGAYWNRGIACNPAAIHAKALELAPHIRGVWVVSSRHRDRVPPGVPYVIEGSRAYWRTMATATYLVNNSSFPGGFTKRPGQIYLQTHHGTPLKTMGLDQRAYPALTNGISFEKIVAHTDQWDYSLSANPHSTEIWDRVYPSSYEHLSLGYPRNDVFFTTTTEQTATIRAGLGIGPGQKALLYAPTHRDYRKGFLPRLDPERVARALGPGHVLLVRAHYFYGGTAGLTDARHGRVVDVTGHSSVEELCLASDGLITDYSSLMFDYACLDRPIIGYAPDWDAYRASRGTYFDPLSGRPGETPGAIATTQDELLELLRSGAWENERTRVLRKAFRDRFCPYDDGRAAERVVRRLFLGEKGV; this is translated from the coding sequence ATGCTCCTCAGTGTCGTCATGGTCGTTCCTCGTGGGCCGGGATATCTGCGCGCCGCCATGGACTCCGTACTGGACCAGCCTGTGCGGGAGTTGGAGATCGTCCTGGTGGCCTCTGCGGCCTCTGCGGCCTCCGCGGCCACCGACGCCTTCGCCGCCATCGCGGCCGAGTACCGGGAGCGCGACACCCGGGTGAGGGTGCCGGCCTCCGCGGGAGGCCTCACGCCGGGCGGAGCCCGTAACACCGGGGCCGCGGAGGCGCGCGGTGATCACCTCCTCTTCCTCGACGGCGACGACCTGCTGCTGCCGGGCGTACTCGCCCCGGTCGCCGCCCTGTTGGCGAAGGAGCACCCGGACGTGCTGCGGCTGGGGCACGACCTCGTCGACCGCTGGGGCGAGGTCCGGCCGGGTGCCCCCGACGCCGTTCCCGCCGCCCGCAACCAGCTCTTCCGGCACTCCTTCTGGACCACGCACGGGCTCCGCTTCACCGACGGCCCGTACGAGGACGTCCTCCCGGTCCAGCGCGCGCACCTGCTGGCTTCCGGTGCGGGGACACTCGCCACCCTGGACCGGCTCTGCGTCCGCCACCGTCGCCCGGGCGCCGGGGCGTGGCGGGGAAGCGGGGCGCTGCTCGCCGCGTACGGACAGCTCATCGCCGGGACCGGCGACGGCCCCCGGGCCGCAGCCGCGCGCACGGCCCACATCCGGGCGCTGCTCGAAGAGCCCGGCGCTGTCCCCGCCCGCGACCGCGCCGCCCTGTTCCGCGCCGCCGGTCTCCCGGGTCCCTACGCCGCCCAACGTGCGCGAACCGCGGCCCGCACCGCCCGCGCCCGCCTCCCCGCCGCTCTGCTCCGGCACCGTAAGGCGCTCCGCACGCGCGTCCTGCGCGCCGCCTACCGCGCCGACCTGCTGCGGCCGCTGGACCCCCGCCTCGCGGTGTACGGGGCGTACTGGAACCGCGGGATCGCCTGCAACCCGGCCGCCATCCACGCCAAGGCCCTCGAACTGGCCCCGCACATCCGGGGCGTCTGGGTCGTCTCCTCGCGCCACCGTGACCGGGTGCCGCCCGGTGTGCCGTACGTCATCGAGGGCTCCCGTGCCTACTGGCGGACCATGGCCACCGCCACGTACCTGGTCAACAACTCCAGCTTCCCCGGCGGCTTCACCAAGCGTCCCGGGCAGATCTACCTCCAGACCCACCACGGGACCCCGCTGAAGACCATGGGCCTCGACCAGCGCGCGTACCCCGCCCTCACCAACGGGATCAGCTTCGAGAAGATCGTCGCGCACACCGACCAGTGGGACTACAGCCTCTCCGCCAATCCCCACAGCACCGAGATCTGGGACCGCGTCTACCCGTCCTCGTACGAGCATCTGAGCCTGGGCTATCCGCGCAACGACGTCTTCTTCACCACCACCACCGAGCAGACGGCGACGATCCGCGCCGGTCTCGGAATCGGCCCCGGGCAGAAGGCGCTGCTCTACGCCCCGACCCACCGCGACTACCGCAAGGGCTTCCTGCCCCGCCTGGACCCGGAACGCGTCGCCCGCGCACTGGGGCCCGGACACGTGCTGCTGGTGCGCGCCCACTACTTCTACGGGGGCACGGCGGGACTCACCGACGCGCGGCACGGCCGGGTCGTCGACGTCACCGGGCACTCCAGCGTCGAGGAACTCTGCCTGGCCTCCGACGGGTTGATCACCGACTACTCCTCGCTGATGTTCGACTACGCGTGTCTGGACCGCCCGATCATCGGCTACGCACCCGACTGGGACGCCTACCGCGCCTCCCGCGGCACCTACTTCGATCCGCTGTCCGGGCGGCCGGGGGAGACCCCGGGGGCGATCGCCACCACCCAGGACGAGCTGCTGGAGCTGCTGCGGAGCGGCGCGTGGGAGAACGAGCGGACGAGGGTGCTGCGCAAGGCGTTCCGGGACCGGTTCTGCCCGTACGACGACGGGCGCGCGGCGGAGCGTGTGGTGCGGCGGCTCTTCCTCGGAGAGAAGGGGGTCTGA